One Dermacentor albipictus isolate Rhodes 1998 colony chromosome 10, USDA_Dalb.pri_finalv2, whole genome shotgun sequence genomic window, TTTTTTTAGGAAGTGAGTTTTGATATTTCGAAATATACAAATAAAAATAAGCGCAAGTGTGCGCTTACGGGGTGTAACAGAAGCAACACTCGAGGACCATGTTTTTGTGCAGTACAAGCGCCGGAAGAAAGTTCAGCAGCCACAAccacgtcatggccgccatgttTTGCGCAACACTAATTCACGCTCTCTCCATCAAATTTCTCCATCACAAACTGGCGTCAGAATTACGCTTTCTTTAGAAAGTTGTTTCTCACCGTGAGACGCACATTGCAATGTCGCAATTTTCTCGAACGTTGTCACCGATTCTCTCGGTTGTCTACGTACGCTGTCATCGAAGCTTGTGTAATCAGATGGCGTGAGCGACGAGAATAGCGTTGGTCGTTCGAGAACGCATGCAAGCACCAGAGATAGCCCTGGGACCTTCAACGACGCCTTTGACCCGCACATCTGATTTTAGCAATCGCCGACTGTGATCGCTGCTATCGTTGTACCTTGAgtgccacttctttttctttccagaaTTTTGGCCTATGAAGAGTTAGTTTCGCAACTGCTagattttgctactgtgttcacgCCCTGAATACCCAGTGACAATATGTGCGTCCACATGACGACTACACCTGGGCTACAGCGCGACAGCGGCTCTCGAGTACTGCTCGCAGGTCCTGCCGGGTATGTAAACCTGGATTTGCACAGCTAGTTGAATCGCCTGCTCAGCCTACAGCCGCATAAGTGAGCTGCAATGTATCATGCGGAATCATAGGCTTCATTTTGCGCGATGCCATTCGGGGCCACTGAGCCACTTGACACGTGTCTGCGAGCTGAATAAGCAATCCGTCCCATCATGTCAATCCAGTTTAAGGGACACAACTCAAGAACGTTTATTGAATGGTGATTCGTAAAAAAATAGAGGCTTTTAAAGGGAGACATAAGAGGAACAGTAAATTAGTTTGAACTTATAAAGTGCACTATAAAATTCTTTTGTTAATTTTGCTATAGTAGGCTGTATTTTACTACGGGAAATGAATGTCAAAGCACAATGTGGTGAATTGGACCTCGTAACTCAAGCACGTGCAagtttatgaatgaatgaattctggggtcttacgcgCCAATAGGGGGCGGCGTGTGTCGTGTCATTGCTCGTCTGTCTCCTATGACATATTTCTTTGGAGGCTTGAAGCTCTTCTAAACAAATATTATCGTCATCACTGGTGCTTTAGGGTTTTCATAACAACATTCAGCCAATACGCATAGTAGAGGCATGCTGTAGTCTCCTAAATTATCATTCTGCTCTCATATTGGACATTATACGTAAGTTGATGGGGTCAAAATGTTTCAAGCGAATAATTAAACTTTCTATAATTTCCGCTTGGAATAGCCCAGCCACATGAACCTTTTACGGAGAGTGAGTAACAAACTTATTGCTTTAAATGCTGAAAATATGCAATTTTATTGAACTCATTGTAGAGAAACATGGGTGAATTCGAGAAAGTTCATATTTGAAAAGCAGTAGCGCTAACAGAGCACTGGAGTCTCACAACAAACAGAGGGTACCAACAATGGCGCTGATCCTTTTTGTTTCATTCTGACAGACGAGGATGAAGCGAAAGGGATCAGCGCCTTTCTTGGGATCCTCTCATTGTTATGAGCCTCCCGTCCTCGGTTAGCGCTACTGCTTGTCAAATATGTACTTtttaatatgaaaaaaaaatccaatACTTTGGAACAGCAGCCATAATATTTGGAAGGCATTGTAAATTATGAAATCTCTTTTACATTTTCCAGAATGCCTTCCAGATGTCGCACTTCTCCATGTGAATGCCGTAGACATCTGTTATGTTGTCACCAGCGATGTAAACTGAGACCGGGTTGTCAGAAGTGTACTTCGGCCACTGGTACCCTGCCGGAAGTTGAGGGACCCTGAGGACAAGAGAAAAGGTGCCGTTGACAGCGTTGCATGATGtttgcatgtcacttgtaaaacAAGGGCGAAAATATTCCTAACGAAGAGGAAAATTGATGCTGCGTAAGGCTGGTTGCAATAAGCGAGCTTTATGCTAGGCAGTGCTGttgcattgaaaacaaaaattatttattttaGCCGGAGGTCGTCATACCTGCGACGTATCATTCAGTGTACGGAAGAAATTAATGCATTACAGCGCAACATATCTTAAAAGAGCACAAAACAGCAACTAGgtaaacaacaaaagaaaagaaagatatagCTAGCAAGCATTGCGTCCTATTTTATATGCGGATGAAGCATTTAATGATGAACCACGTTCACCCGCTATGAGTTTGTAGCTATGATGTGTATACTCGGTTCTTTTGATCTTGATAGTTTTGCTCCAGATGGGTTAACTTTTGTTGAGACACTACTATACTACCTACGAGAGAGGCTTAGCTATGAAAGCtactaaaaaaagaaatagaaactacAAAACGTTGACAGCACACTTTAAATCTGTCATTCGTTCATCTGAGTTCATTTATTTATATAAAATTTAGAGCCGTGCAGCTCTAAAGAAATCATGTAATTGTTTGCACTGAAttcgagatgaaaaaaaaacagcaatgtaACTCATTTGCGATAGCTAGACAGAACTTTGGCAATCTCGTTATATAAAACAGAGTAACAAAGTACCAACCAGAATTATATTGTCAAAATAAGAAGATTGGTCGGAGGTAACGATGGAACGGTCGGAGATATGACGCAGTGAAGCAGAAATGAAGGAATTAGTCTTTTACACTCGCCAGCAGGACATAGGAGACCAGGGCATTCGCTAACTCTTAAAATTTATAATAAAACTGCTCTGGAATGCCAGGTGGCATCAATACGTAGCATTGATCGAACAACCGCGTGTACATGTGCCACTTCATTGCAGGTGGCATGACAAGGCTTAGAAGAAAAATTATTGGCAGGATTGGTTTTCGAACTTTTGCTGGATAGTGTATATTGTGCAACTTCGTGTTGTTAAACACTTGCGAAATGCACCACGCTTCGTGCCTTCAACAGATTCATCTTGTCTATCCCGTGTTTTGTTGTTGACATGAGTGTTCTCCTTCAATAAGCGAACTTTTCATAAGGAAATGCGACTGCGCTAATGACAAGATGCTCTCTCTGTATCTGCCTTTTTTCTTATTTGAGATACTAGTGTTTGCGAAATAGTTTTTTGAGTTCAGCGTGCGGTAACTACTAATGAAACCTAGTGCAGATATACCGTCCACAAAAATAAAGCACACCACGGCTTTCCTTTGCTGTTTCCATGAACGTATGCAAATTACCTTTTGATACCAGTATAACATTCTATATTTGAGACGACTTGCCCATACCTAGTGCACTTCCTCTAAACTCTAGAACTTTTGAAAGCCCGTGGAATACTCGACGCACTTCTAATATCTAGGATATAGTTGCGGCTATTGCGTATATTCATCATTCATCACACACATAAGAACGAATGTGAATAGCCCCAGAAATGTTTCTTTAGCGAGGCAGTGTTGACAGCACAGAACTTTTAGCCGTTGCCAGTTCACTTACCCAGTGGTAGCGAAGGTTGACAAAGCTGTCATATCCACTCGAGACACGTGGGCATCTTGGGCCGTATAACTCTGTTGGTCAACAAGTGGCTCACCAAACATGTAGCTAACATCATAACTATGGGGTGTTCCCATCCACGAAGGAAGCGTCTTCTTGCGAGACAGATGACCAAACAGGTAGGTGTATACAGACTCGCTCCTGCTCGAGTAATCCTCAGCTGTGAAGTGCATGGGGCACACGAATACGGAGTCGGATAAGTAGTCTGCGTAAGCTCGCCTCAGCGCCACATTGTCAGGCGCCCCAGCCTTGTACACGTCCAACGGCTTGGAGAAGTCCGTCCTGAGCTAAGGGAAGACAGCTGTTCGAAGCAAGCGCTCCAATCGCTTTCAGGTCGAGGTGGCTAATATCGTTCGGAAGCGATCGCAGGGCTGTTGCCCCCTCATCAGCTGTGACTCCTATCAAAATGTCGGCGGCATTGAACAATCCCTGTTTCGCTGCGGCGCTCGGATCCACTGGAAGGAACTCATTGGGGAACGTAGGTAGGAAAGGAAAAAACTTGCGCTTGAATACGTAATTTGTGGCTCGTATGAGTTCAAAAGCATTTTTCGAGCGGAGACACTCAACAATAGATTCGGGGTCCGTGGTCAAGTTCTTGTGGTGGTCCGCACAGCCCACTGCTGCAGCGACAGCGTTTCCCTTGCTTATGCTGTCATTCGCCGTCTCAGTGAAGTCGCGGCCATGAAGAGTTCCGCTCATTAGACATGCCCTAATGAAGAGACCTTTGCTAATCGGCGAGATTACGTGTCCGTGGACACTCATACCACCAGCACTGTCGCCGAAGATGGTGACTTTTGAAGCGTCACCACCATATTGGTCAATATTGTCCCTGATCCACCTGAGTGCAATGTTTTGATCCAGGAGACCGACGTTGCCTGGTGCCTCAGTCGTCTGCGTGTCTAAGAAGCCCAAGAAACCgagtctatagttgaagctgacGACGACAAGACCTGTGCTTGCTGCTAGAACAACACCATTGTTTGCATCCTGGCCGGATGAACCATGCGTGAAGCCGCCACCGTGGATCCAAGCGAGTACCGGAACGACGCTTTGGGAACGCTCTGGGGGGCTCCATATATTGAGGTGCAGACAGTCTTCCGTGAGCGTGATGTTAGCAAAGGCTTTGGGATTAGAGATGACCTGCACATGTTTCAATGACAAAATAAGAACAAGTTATCAGATAGATGCTAACGAAGTACTAATAATACGACAAGTGACACTTTTGACGCCTGAAGATGAAGGTGTAGCTGCGGGTCTCCTATCGACATACAAATGAAcggaaaaagttttttttcacaACCAATGCACCGGACTTGATGAGGTTTGTTTCATTaaaaaaggtaaattctagtgactatagAAAGCGGGCCTATATTCAGAAATATCCCTTGCAATAGTAGGGTTCGCAAGAGAAAATTGTAGCCGATCCTCATATTCAATATGTCACTAGTGGTGGCAGCCGGTAAGAGGTAAAACGTACCTACGAAATACCAACTGTGTGAATTAGCCGCCACATCTTTATCAGTAAGGTCGATCATGTTAAACATAACAAAATATTTGAAAAACTTGGACAAGACTTTAAGCTTACAACTCTGTTTGTCAGCCATGAAAAATAACTCTAAGAGTAATCTGTAAGCTACACGTATTATTACATGTAACACGGAGAAATTGACGTTATGTACATTGCTAGGAAATATACATGTAATGCGTCAGTATGCCTTTGTAAAACTGTGGCGAACATCCTATCCAATTAAAACTGTGTAATCGTATATAATATTCTATAGcggatgccgtttacacaacAGCGTTATTTGTTCTTGGTACAATTTTACCGATTTGTAAAGTTGGCGCTTCTAGTGTTTTTTTCTAACATACCGCTATTCGGAAATTCCAGTAAGAAAACAACAGGTAGGCTGTATCCTCTTGTGCTTGCTGCAGACGGTGTATGGTCACTACCGGTGTATAGACGAGCAAACGGGAGATTTTATCACCATTTCGCATATCTGTAGGTCTTACCACTGCTGATGAACATCACTTTGAGTTCGATCAATTGTACTTACAACGGCACGGTGAGCTCTCTAAAACACAACCGCTCTTGCATGAAGGGATAATAGTACTGCCAAGCTACGGCTCTCTGAAAGTCGCGCATGGGGCTAAATTTAGCCGTGAGTGCGCCACGCGCGGCAACACACCGCCGCCAACTGCACACGTAGTTGTTTCGTGGCCAAGAAAAGGTTTctatcgcgatagcaattatatggataatCCAGGCGCATCTCTGCTGGCGCCGTCGGCGCCGCAATAGTGTTCCTTATAAACTCCAACGGCGATAAAATCGTAGACGCGCGTGATATGCGGTATGTGCGAGAGAAAGCGCGCGAGGGTGTGCCGGTGATCCCGGCTCAATTGCGCGCACGCAAAGGAGGGTAGCGTGGAGGAAGTGCGCAGTCTTCTGTCGCTCGTGAGgctgcgagggggggggggatgcgtaAGAAGGGGCGCTAAAAGGGCTTATTCTGCTCCCGGTGGCGCGGTAGCCTCGCGCGCTCGCCCGGCCCACCGTATCTTGATATTCAACTGCGAAGGGGACACAGTCCGACGCGCGTTGTGTTCTCGCTCACTTTTCGTTGTGTTCTCGCCCACATTTCGCTCActactgctgctgcgcttccaCACTGCGGTGTTTTGACATCGAGTTGCCGCagccatcgagtgagatatgttcgcgtttgtttgtgcgcgcgtgacaccatgattgttaatttagttagtataccTATGTTTAAGTACTAAAAGGACCGACAAAACTagtatgcttacttcgtatagctggcCACTAATCTGCTGTGGaagtcgatgcttcgcctttagggcgaaagtgcttcttttttctcGGAAGAACAATATAGTTCTTCCGAGAAAGTATATAGTATAGTTGATTCCAAAGGTATTAGCGATAATTCTACTGCGTGTTTTACGTTCCGGGGACTTCAGCAAGCAAGCCCATATAACTGCATTTAAAGACGCTTCGTGCGAAACATTTCTGTTTATAAATCAAAATATGCTTGTTATATTCACAAAAAATTATGTATCTCAAGCTTCATTCAAacacatttcattcaaatcaTTCTATGGCCTAACGCTAAGAAGATGCCTCCGTTTTGCTTTTATTTGAATGCGCGTCATCGTAGGTGGCCCCGacctgaagcttcctcttaaaaggcTACAATAGAGGAATGTAAGCAAGATTACAACCATGTGGGCGCATCGTGGTGAGAAAACAAGTTCCATAGCATTCCACAAACGCCTGACATCGAAGGCACCGGACCATTAGGAAAAGTGTAAGATTTAAAGATTAGGCAAGGACGCAGGCGTTGTTTACATTGTGCGGTGGCATTCCCGATCGTTATTCCTACGAGTGTTTCCGGCCAGAGTGCTATCTTTACAAATAGATTTCCTATTGCAATCGACCCCATCTCTTTCTACGTAACTAGTCTTGCAGGCGAGCTGCAGTGCGATATCTTGTATGTACTATTCATGTTGTAAGTTAAAAATAATGTGACCCTTCTCAATTTCACCACGACATCAGATAGCCAATGTGCCAGTTACACCGACTGCCGAACTAATAGCAGTAATAAAAGGGCGTTAAAAAGGTAGTTGACAGTACGTGTGCGACAAATTAGACGTGGTGAATCGTGCTGCTGTAATGTCACAAAATTTCGAAAGAGCGCGCAATAGTTCACGATAACTCTAATTTATTAAAGCAGGGCTTTGGAAATTTATTGGCACCATACACGCTACCGCTTAAGACATTCCTGTAAGTTCCCCTAACCAATCCTGATTTTGTATCTGCTTCTAACACGGAGAGACGTTTCCTGTACTTATGTAGAAGCACTTTTGATGAACGCGCCAAACAGGGCCGGATAGGAAGAACTCCCTCGTTTGAGGCTTGCTGTCTCATAAAACAAAACAGATTTCGTTGCTTTGCTTCGAGTTTTCTCGTTCACGTAGAACACTAATAAGTTTCAGTGGGCGAGTATTACGCATGACTACTGTAAAACAGCAGTATAAGTGCAAGGTACAAATAGTCCCGTTAGCACGATGTGCTATGTACAGTCACGTTTCAAAAGTTATAGGCCAAAGCGAGCGTTACTGCGCTGAGTTTGTGCTCTGTAGCTGCACTGTGTGCAGCTTGTTAGATCTGAACAGGTAGTTTAAATAGTGTAGTTTAAATAATAGGTAGATCTGAACAGGTAGTTAAATAGTGTAGTTTGAACAGGTAGTTTAAATAGTGTCCAGGTGACTGGACATTCTATTTCACCATCGGTAGCATCCGAATGCCAGTGTTACTTGAGGAACTCCGAGACCTGTCCCGAGGCCAATGTGATCGCGTGCGGTGTGAACTGAGAACTTTTAATCACTACTTGAACTACGTGCATGACGCACTACAGCTTAGTGTATCAGGTACAAGTGCTGCAGAAGTATATTAAACTTACTTTGAAAGCATCATATGACCTTGAGCGGGAACGCGCTCACGACCGATAGAATATGTGTAAGAGCAAAAGGCTCAATTGGGACGTAATACATCAATGAAAGTTACCGCATCGAAAAATAATACTGACTGGAAAATTGTGTACGACCCACTTTACAATATGACAAACATTTTGTTTTCAATTTCAAAAAGATCCTGATTGAATCTGCAAGCTCCCAGTCATTGGTATGAACTGCGAAAATGAAACTTTATGAACATGGCTACGGGGGAGCTTAGAAAAGCGATAATTATCTATGTATGAATACACTCTTTATGTTGGCTGTGGTTGGGAAGCTTGGACTCAAGATGTCTTACAGCAGCTGTACTGGTCATTTCGTTCATCTCCTGGCTGTGCTTTATTAAGGTAATTGGCATACATAGAGTCGTTAAATTGTTACTCTAAAATTTGAGTGCTCTAGATACAATTTGACATCTATGTAATCGGAAGCATTGACGCTTTAGTAGGGAATGGCATTTATGAATGAATGTTCTGAACTGCATGGGCGAGGATTTTGCGACGTGCTGCAAACTGATGTGGAGAGAAGCGTGTGCTGTCATTTGTTGTTGTGATACCTGGTGATCTAAATCTGCGTCAtcgaggttcattgaagagctgtcGGATAGCGAGATACACATATCCAGTGGCCCCATGGGCAAATACGCAATGCCACACAACAAGTGGCTCCCAGTTTACATGTACCGCGTACAAGGCCCACATGTCTAGTGGCTCCTGGGGAACAAAGCCATGTTGGCGTAAGAGAGGTTGATTAAAAAGCAGCACATACCGAGTTTCACATACCAATGGTAGTGGCTCAAATTTTGGACGCCACTAATTTCGTGATCGACCCACATTTTTAGGCCGCATTATTGTCCACGTCTGCCTGAGAAAATGACGGGATAGTCGCCAGAGTGACGTTACTGAAAATTGAGTTCCACTCGCCGCAAATTCTTCGAATGTCAATTCAATTTGAATTCAATTTTGTTTAACAAATCATTGAAAAGTAGCATTCATGAATAATCTACTATTATGTCACGTTTCCCTCAAGCTTCTGAAGTTCAGCAGAGCCGTTATTGCTGCATTTACAGCTTCAGCAAGGAAGCCGTGCAAAATATTTGATTTGAAAATTCATACCTGAGGACACGCGGTCCTCTTGCTCCTGGCATCGAGTGTACCCTTCCAAGGTCCACCTGGTAGTGGCGGCTGGAAACGCAACGCACCTAAGGGTGGCTGTGCGTACGGTATCCCGCGGAACTCGTCCACTGCATGACCGAGCACTTCAAGCCTGTTGCCTCTGATTCGGCCGAGCCGGGTGTCTTTTACGATATCAGTGGCGAAGCAACACGACACCGTGGCCAAGAGCAGTAGGATAGGCGCCGCTGTCCTGACCATCCTTTCGGCAGCCTTGGTGAAGAAATCTGCAATAAACAATGGCAGTGCAGAGGTAAGTGCACTAGAATTCTATTGCACTTGTCAAGTGCACTAGAATGTAAGGCCCTGTGTAATCTAGTACAACGAATCGGAATTATACTGTTGCATGCGCAGGAAGCGGTGGATACTCGTACCAGACACCAAACAACATAAGCACGAGACTCCAAACGCTTTTATTCGAGGCGTAAAATGAATATATATTCACAAGAGCTAACAAAAAAGGCAGCTAAGCGTTATAgtggcgctgaaaaaaaaagagaaatatccCACACATTAAGCCCAAATCAACGAGCGTTGATATCCGGCCAACAGCGAATAATTCAAATTTACGAGATAATTGACCCACCCCTTGCTAAGCCTGTTCTCACTACTGCGCAAGGAACTGCGTAAGGAGCGTGCGTGAaactaattaattttttttcactgtggtCCATGGAAATATTAGGCAGTGCTTAGTAGTTAAAAGAAATCATGTGCCCACAATACCACTCAAGCTGACCTGATGTGTGCTGTATCTAATAAACAATTTttcatgat contains:
- the LOC139050925 gene encoding acetylcholinesterase-like, whose translation is MVRTAAPILLLLATVSCCFATDIVKDTRLGRIRGNRLEVLGHAVDEFRGIPYAQPPLGALRFQPPLPGGPWKGTLDARSKRTACPQVISNPKAFANITLTEDCLHLNIWSPPERSQSVVPVLAWIHGGGFTHGSSGQDANNGVVLAASTGLVVVSFNYRLGFLGFLDTQTTEAPGNVGLLDQNIALRWIRDNIDQYGGDASKVTIFGDSAGGMSVHGHVISPISKGLFIRACLMSGTLHGRDFTETANDSISKGNAVAAAVGCADHHKNLTTDPESIVECLRSKNAFELIRATNYVFKRKFFPFLPTFPNEFLPVDPSAAAKQGLFNAADILIGVTADEGATALRSLPNDISHLDLKAIGALASNSCLPLAQDGLLQAVGRVQGWGA